GTCGAGGAGTTCGTCCTGCGAGGCGTCGGAGTCGAACGAAATCTCCCCTTCGTGGGAGTTCTCGTGGACGTTGACGGCGTCTTCCTCGTCGAAATCGCTCTCTTGGTCCTTCTGCTCGGACTCGTCGTAGCTACCAAAACCCATGTTCTAACGGATTCCGCACGCACGCTAAAATCAATCGATGTTCGCCGGTCGGAGGCGGACTCCGAGGGGCCGCGTCTCAGCTCCCGTTGACCTCCAGCACGCGCCCCGCCGCGATGGTCTGGCCCATGTCTCGGACCGCGAAACTCCCCAACTCGGGAATCTCCGAGGAGGGTTCGATAGAGAGCGGCTTCTGGGGCCGGACCGTGATGACGGCGGCGTCGCCGCTCTGGATGAAGTCTGGGTTCTCCTCCTCGACTTCCCCGGAGGAGGCGTCTATCTTCTGGTCGATGGACTCGATGGTACACGCGACCTGCGCGGTGTGGGCGTGGAAGACCGGCGTGTACCCGTCCGTGATGACGCTCGGGTGCTGCATCACGACGATTTGAGCCGTGAAGGTCTCGGCGACCGACGGCGGGTCGTCGGCCGGGCCGCACACGTCGCCGCGGTGGATGTCGTCCTTGCCGATGCCCCGCACGTTGAACCCGACGTTGTCGCCGGGTTCGGCCCGCGGGACCTCCTCGTGGTGCATCTCGATGGTCTTGACCTCGCCGCCCACGTCGGAGGGCTGGAAGGAGACGTTGTCGCCGGTGTTCAGCAGGCCCGTCTCGACGCGGCCGACCGGGACCGTCCCGATGCCCGAGATGGTGTACACGTCCTGAATCGGGAGTCGGAGCGGCGCGTCCGTGGGCGGTTCGGGTTCTTCGAGGCCGTTGAGCGCCTCCAGAACGAGTTCGCCGTCGTACCACTCCATGTTACCGCTCCGCTCGACGACGTTGTCGCCCTCCAGCGCGGAGATTGGGATGAAACTGGCGTCCTCGGTGGCGAACCGGACCTGATTCAGCAGGTCCTCGACTTCGGTGACGACCTCCCGGTAGCGACTCTCCTCGTAGTCCACCCGGTCCATCTTGTTGACGCCGACGATGAGTTCGTTGATGCCGAGGGTGCGGGCGAGGAAGACGTGTTCTTGAGTCTGGGGCGCGACGCCGTCGTCGGCCGCGACGACCAGCACCGCGTTGTCGGCCTGACTCGCCCCGGTAATCATGTTCTTGACGAAGTCGCGGTGG
The nucleotide sequence above comes from Halorussus limi. Encoded proteins:
- the tuf gene encoding translation elongation factor EF-1 subunit alpha; its protein translation is MPEKPHQNLAIIGHVDHGKSTLVGRLLYETGSVPEHIIEQHKEEAEEKGKGGFEFAYVMDNLAEERERGVTIDIAHQEFQTDEYYFTIVDTPGHRDFVKNMITGASQADNAVLVVAADDGVAPQTQEHVFLARTLGINELIVGVNKMDRVDYEESRYREVVTEVEDLLNQVRFATEDASFIPISALEGDNVVERSGNMEWYDGELVLEALNGLEEPEPPTDAPLRLPIQDVYTISGIGTVPVGRVETGLLNTGDNVSFQPSDVGGEVKTIEMHHEEVPRAEPGDNVGFNVRGIGKDDIHRGDVCGPADDPPSVAETFTAQIVVMQHPSVITDGYTPVFHAHTAQVACTIESIDQKIDASSGEVEEENPDFIQSGDAAVITVRPQKPLSIEPSSEIPELGSFAVRDMGQTIAAGRVLEVNGS
- a CDS encoding DUF5786 family protein; its protein translation is MGFGSYDESEQKDQESDFDEEDAVNVHENSHEGEISFDSDASQDELLDQLNDIKNSGEEE